Within Stella humosa, the genomic segment CGACGACCTTGGCCCGCTTGTTGATCGGCGTCTCGGCGACTACGCGCGGCAGCCGGCGCATGTCGGTGATCTCGCGACCGTCGAAGGTCAGCACGACGTCGCCGGCCAGGATGCCGCCTTCGGCCGCCGGGCCCTTGTCGTTGGTGCTGGCGACCAGCGCGCCGCGCGCCTTGCCCAGCCCCAGCGTCTCGGCGATCTCGTCGGTCACGCCCTGGATGCGCACGCCGAGCCAGCCGCGCCGGGTGCGGCCGAAATCCTTGATCTGCTGGATGACCGGACGGGCCAGGGCCGAAGGAATGGCGAAGCCGATGCCGATCGAGCCACCCGAGGGCGAGAAGATGGCCGTGTTCACGCCGATCACCTCGCCCGCCATGTTGAACAGCGGACCGCCCGAATTGCCGCGGTTGATAGAGGCGTCGGTCTGGATGAAGTCGTCATAGGGGCCGGAATTGATGTCGCGCTGGCGGGCGGACAGGATGCCGGCCGTGACGGAGCCCCCCAGGCCGAAGGGGTTGCCGATCGCCAGCACCCAGTCGCCGACGCGCGCGGCATCGGAATCGCCGAACTTCACGGCCGTCAGCGGCTTGGACGACTTCACGCGCAGCAGGGCCAGGTCGGTCTTGGTATCGCGGCCGACCACCTCGGCCTTCAGGCTGGTGTCGTCCTGCAGGATGACGGTGATCTCGTCGGCGTCGGCAATGACGTGATTGTTGGTCACCACCAGGCCGGAGGCATCGATGATGAAGCCCGACCCCAGCGAGGTCGCCCGGCGCGGCGTCGAATCCGGGCGGTTGCGGTCGAAGAACTCGCGGAAGAAATCCTCGAACGGCGAGCCGGGCGGAAATTGCGGCACTTCCGGCAGGCGGCGCTGGGGCGTGGTGGCAGTGGCGCCGCCGCGGGCCTGCTGGGCGGTCGATACGTTGACGACCGACGGCAGCAGCTTGGCGGCCAGGTCGGCAAAGCTCTCCGGTGCGGCCCTGGCCGATGCGGCCGACGTCCAGGCCAGGACGGCCACCATCGTTGCCACGCAGGCCGAACCAACGCGGCCCAGGCCACGCTGGCGCGCCCCGCCGTTCCGTGCAGTGTCGTTCCGCGCCGCGCCGTCCCGTGTCATCGACACACCGCCGACGGCGGCCACCGTCATCATCCGACCCACGATCAGCTCCATCGGTGAAGCGCCGGCGCCCGAAGGCGACCGGCACGCGCGCCCTGCCAGGGTGCGAATCCGAATCTCATTATGCGAGAAACGCGCCGATAGCGGAAATCGCGATTCCGTCATCGACGCCCGGCAGCGGCGTCGACGGCGGTCATCAACCGCGGACGAGCCAGACCACCGCCACGCCCACGATCGCGGC encodes:
- a CDS encoding DegQ family serine endoprotease — its product is MELIVGRMMTVAAVGGVSMTRDGAARNDTARNGGARQRGLGRVGSACVATMVAVLAWTSAASARAAPESFADLAAKLLPSVVNVSTAQQARGGATATTPQRRLPEVPQFPPGSPFEDFFREFFDRNRPDSTPRRATSLGSGFIIDASGLVVTNNHVIADADEITVILQDDTSLKAEVVGRDTKTDLALLRVKSSKPLTAVKFGDSDAARVGDWVLAIGNPFGLGGSVTAGILSARQRDINSGPYDDFIQTDASINRGNSGGPLFNMAGEVIGVNTAIFSPSGGSIGIGFAIPSALARPVIQQIKDFGRTRRGWLGVRIQGVTDEIAETLGLGKARGALVASTNDKGPAAEGGILAGDVVLTFDGREITDMRRLPRVVAETPINKRAKVVVWRKGREMAFDVKVGELDEREEAEQVAAVPKGGEQKPATAEALGLSLSTLSADLKQKFSIGDEIAGVVVTAVTANSPAAEKGVRAGDVILEVGQEEVKNPAEVAAKVEDARKANRKSLLLLIDRQGDLRFVALRIDRN